One genomic window of Moorella glycerini includes the following:
- a CDS encoding UbiD family decarboxylase: protein MEFREYLQKLQAAGQLVAVDREVQLNFELASILDTMLQQNRPVGLFKNVAHPSGIPIVGGLLGNVERIALALDTEPAGISRKLEQALANLIDPVVVDNPPWQQHVFMGEEINLEEQLPIPWHNERDAGPYVTAGIMISKDPVTGRQNYSYNRLQLKGPRKFGIMMNAWRHIAWFYQEMEKRDEPLPVAVAIGVDPAVEIAAGFRIEEDEAKLAGAINGQPLPVSRCTTVDLFAPAGAEIIIEGFVPPHQRETEGPLAEFTGHFGEVYQNPVFEVTALSYRHNPIFRTIVPGSFEHIYLGNVLSREIMLQNMTRHASPNVRAVHLTPYSGGFMAVIAIDKKNEGEPKNIALAALMTHVNIKVAVVVDTDVDIYQPSDILWAIATRVDAQRDIFTVPYAQGMENDPTTGPDGTHTKFAIDATLALNLRDDYKRVRYPRVDLDKILPGLKR, encoded by the coding sequence TTGGAGTTCAGGGAGTACCTGCAAAAGCTACAGGCTGCCGGTCAACTGGTCGCCGTTGACAGAGAGGTCCAGCTCAACTTCGAGCTGGCCAGTATCCTGGACACCATGCTGCAGCAAAACCGGCCCGTAGGTTTGTTCAAGAACGTTGCCCACCCCTCGGGAATTCCCATTGTGGGCGGCCTGCTGGGGAATGTGGAACGTATAGCCCTGGCTCTGGATACGGAACCGGCCGGGATCAGCCGGAAACTGGAGCAGGCCCTGGCTAACCTCATTGACCCGGTGGTGGTGGACAATCCACCCTGGCAACAGCACGTCTTCATGGGCGAGGAGATCAACCTGGAAGAGCAACTGCCGATTCCCTGGCATAACGAGAGGGATGCCGGGCCTTACGTGACCGCGGGAATAATGATTAGCAAAGACCCGGTGACCGGCAGGCAGAACTACTCCTACAATCGCCTGCAGCTGAAAGGACCCCGGAAGTTTGGCATCATGATGAACGCCTGGCGCCATATTGCCTGGTTTTATCAGGAAATGGAAAAACGCGACGAGCCCCTGCCCGTGGCCGTGGCCATCGGCGTTGACCCGGCTGTGGAAATCGCTGCGGGCTTTCGCATTGAAGAAGATGAGGCCAAACTGGCGGGGGCAATTAATGGCCAGCCTTTACCTGTCAGCAGGTGTACTACGGTAGATTTATTCGCGCCCGCCGGAGCAGAGATCATCATAGAAGGTTTTGTCCCGCCTCACCAGCGGGAGACCGAGGGGCCCCTGGCCGAGTTTACGGGCCATTTTGGTGAAGTATACCAGAATCCTGTTTTTGAAGTTACGGCTTTAAGTTACCGCCATAATCCCATATTCCGGACCATCGTGCCGGGTTCCTTTGAACATATTTACCTGGGCAATGTCCTATCGCGAGAAATAATGCTCCAAAATATGACCAGACACGCCTCGCCCAATGTGCGGGCCGTCCATCTTACCCCCTATAGCGGCGGCTTTATGGCGGTCATTGCCATCGATAAAAAGAACGAGGGCGAGCCCAAGAATATCGCCCTGGCGGCTTTGATGACCCACGTCAATATCAAGGTGGCCGTGGTCGTCGACACTGACGTTGACATCTACCAGCCGAGCGATATCCTCTGGGCCATCGCCACCCGCGTCGACGCCCAGAGGGATATCTTTACCGTTCCCTATGCCCAGGGCATGGAGAACGACCCCACCACCGGCCCCGACGGTACCCATACCAAGTTCGCCATTGACGCCACCCTGGCCCTGAACCTCAGAGACGACTACAAGCGCGTCCGCTACCCCCGGGTGGATCTGGATAAAATCCTGCCCGGCCTGAAGAGGTGA
- a CDS encoding flavodoxin family protein: protein MVLKLLGLCGSPRKGATEYVLQEALREAATLPGIESELITLRGKRIQPCTGCNYCKSHKTRCHVKDDMQELFDTFIAADAFLVASPVYVMGPTPQLAAFFSRLRPIHHVFPGALRNKAGGAIAVGGTRNGGQEVTVNIIINYLLTRGLVVVGGEIGGYAGGKVWSRDRIEGVGEDAIGMETVRGLARRVAEVALLLQAGKVAAGV from the coding sequence TTGGTCCTTAAACTTCTGGGTCTCTGCGGCAGCCCGCGCAAAGGGGCGACGGAGTATGTCCTGCAGGAGGCGTTGCGGGAAGCGGCGACTTTACCGGGAATAGAAAGTGAACTTATAACCCTGCGGGGCAAGAGGATCCAGCCCTGTACCGGCTGTAATTACTGCAAAAGCCATAAGACCCGCTGCCACGTCAAGGACGATATGCAGGAGCTATTTGATACCTTTATAGCCGCCGATGCCTTCCTGGTGGCTTCACCGGTTTACGTTATGGGGCCCACGCCCCAGCTGGCCGCCTTTTTCAGTCGCCTGCGCCCCATTCATCACGTCTTCCCCGGGGCACTGCGCAATAAGGCCGGCGGTGCCATTGCCGTGGGGGGTACCCGCAACGGTGGCCAGGAGGTTACGGTGAATATAATTATCAATTATCTCTTGACCCGGGGGCTGGTAGTGGTGGGCGGGGAAATTGGCGGTTATGCCGGCGGCAAGGTCTGGTCCCGGGACAGGATAGAAGGGGTCGGCGAGGATGCCATTGGCATGGAAACCGTCCGCGGCCTGGCGCGCCGGGTGGCCGAAGTGGCCCTGCTCCTGCAGGCCGGTAAAGTAGCGGCCGGCGTTTAG
- a CDS encoding MurR/RpiR family transcriptional regulator, translating to MAVIAGLQLILEQLPPSERAVGDVILHDPAACARMTIAELASKAQTSKTTVIRLCQRLNLKSYRDLRLNLAREALTIPPGQSYGITETDDPQSIIRKVQDKEINAIQTTLAGMDIPTLVQVAETLFQSRQVTLLASGGALVPALDAYHKLLRLGLNCHLPQDQREQKFRVALCQPGDVAWAFSFSGASKSIVEALKIARATGATIISLTNNSSSPIARMSDLSLYGAASYLSEFTGTMEFRVSQLCIIDSLFLLMIKLGLPRVHQPLKITEEIIDNDCFPLNNGGKRKKGK from the coding sequence TTGGCGGTTATTGCCGGCTTACAGTTAATTCTGGAACAACTACCGCCTTCCGAAAGGGCAGTAGGGGATGTTATTCTCCACGACCCGGCTGCCTGCGCCCGTATGACCATTGCTGAACTGGCCTCCAAAGCCCAGACCAGTAAAACAACGGTGATCCGTCTCTGCCAGCGGTTAAATTTAAAAAGTTATCGCGACCTGCGCCTGAATCTCGCCCGGGAAGCCCTTACCATACCACCTGGCCAGAGCTACGGTATTACTGAAACAGATGATCCCCAAAGTATCATTAGAAAAGTACAAGATAAGGAGATAAACGCCATCCAGACTACCCTGGCGGGAATGGATATCCCCACGCTGGTCCAGGTGGCCGAAACGCTGTTCCAGTCCAGGCAGGTTACCCTCCTGGCCAGTGGGGGGGCCCTAGTGCCTGCCTTGGATGCCTATCATAAATTACTGCGCTTGGGCCTGAACTGCCACCTGCCCCAGGACCAGCGGGAACAAAAATTCCGCGTCGCTTTATGCCAGCCGGGGGATGTGGCCTGGGCCTTTTCCTTTAGCGGGGCCAGTAAAAGCATCGTCGAGGCCTTAAAAATTGCCAGGGCAACCGGCGCGACGATTATTTCCCTGACCAATAACTCCAGTTCACCTATAGCCAGGATGAGTGATTTGAGCCTTTATGGGGCAGCCAGCTATTTATCCGAGTTTACCGGGACCATGGAGTTCAGGGTGTCCCAGCTCTGTATTATCGACAGCCTGTTCTTGCTAATGATTAAACTAGGACTGCCCCGTGTCCATCAACCTTTAAAGATCACCGAAGAAATTATTGATAACGATTGTTTTCCTTTAAATAATGGCGGTAAAAGAAAAAAAGGTAAATAA
- a CDS encoding NADH-dependent [FeFe] hydrogenase, group A6: protein MSTVKLTIDNIPVEVEAGTTILKAAEKAGIHIPTLCYLEGINEIGACRVCVVEVEGARNLMASCVAPVADGMVVKTSSPRVRMARRLNVELLLSNHKMECPTCIRNLNCELQSLAQELGIRQVRFEGRKSEYPIDDSTPALIREPDKCILCRRCVAVCEKVQGVRAIAPMGRGFDTIIAPAFQDKLLNIACVECGQCTLVCPVGALYEKDYTSEVWAALADPEKFVVVQTAPATRVSIGQEFGLPPGSINTGQMVAALRRLGFDRVFDTDFTADLTIMEEGSEFIERFTKGGPLPLITSCSPGWIKFMEHFYPEFIPNVSTCKSPQQMFGAVAKTYYAQKAGIDPARMVVVSIMPCTAKKFECQRPEMTDSGYRDVDYVLTTRELARMIREAGIDFNSLPEEQYDDPLGESTGAAVIFGATGGVMEAALRTAYELITGKALPALDFHDVRGLTGIKEATVDIEGTKVRVAVAHSLGHARQLLERVKAGEQYHFIEIMCCPGGCIGGGGQPIPTNTAIREQRIKGIYQADVEMPLRKSHENPSVQALYREFLGKPLSEKSHHLLHTHYTSRGKY from the coding sequence GTGAGTACTGTGAAACTAACCATTGACAATATCCCGGTGGAAGTCGAGGCCGGTACGACGATTTTGAAAGCCGCCGAGAAGGCCGGCATCCACATTCCCACCCTCTGTTACCTGGAGGGCATCAACGAGATCGGCGCCTGCCGGGTCTGCGTGGTGGAAGTGGAAGGGGCCAGGAACCTGATGGCCTCCTGTGTAGCCCCGGTAGCCGACGGCATGGTGGTAAAGACCAGCAGCCCGCGGGTAAGGATGGCCCGGCGCCTTAATGTAGAACTACTCCTTTCCAACCATAAGATGGAATGCCCCACCTGCATTCGCAACCTGAACTGCGAACTGCAGTCCCTGGCCCAGGAATTGGGGATCCGGCAGGTCCGCTTTGAGGGCAGAAAAAGCGAGTACCCCATAGACGATTCCACACCGGCCCTGATTCGCGAACCTGACAAGTGCATCCTCTGCCGCCGTTGCGTGGCCGTGTGCGAAAAGGTCCAGGGTGTCAGGGCCATTGCCCCCATGGGCCGCGGCTTTGATACCATCATTGCCCCGGCCTTCCAGGATAAACTCCTGAACATCGCCTGCGTCGAGTGCGGCCAGTGTACCCTGGTCTGCCCTGTTGGGGCATTATACGAAAAAGATTATACCAGTGAGGTCTGGGCGGCCCTGGCCGACCCGGAAAAATTCGTCGTCGTCCAGACGGCGCCGGCCACGCGAGTGTCCATCGGCCAGGAATTCGGCCTGCCACCGGGGAGCATCAACACCGGCCAGATGGTGGCGGCTTTAAGGCGCCTGGGCTTTGACCGGGTCTTCGATACCGACTTTACCGCCGACCTGACCATTATGGAAGAGGGCTCCGAGTTTATTGAGCGCTTTACCAAGGGTGGCCCCCTGCCGTTGATCACCTCCTGCAGCCCGGGCTGGATCAAGTTCATGGAACACTTCTACCCCGAATTTATTCCTAACGTATCGACCTGTAAATCGCCCCAGCAGATGTTCGGCGCCGTGGCCAAGACCTACTATGCCCAGAAGGCGGGTATAGATCCAGCCAGGATGGTGGTCGTCTCCATCATGCCCTGCACGGCCAAGAAGTTCGAGTGCCAGCGGCCGGAGATGACTGATAGCGGTTACCGGGATGTAGACTATGTCCTCACTACCCGCGAACTGGCCCGCATGATCAGGGAGGCCGGCATTGACTTCAATAGCCTCCCGGAAGAGCAGTACGACGATCCTTTAGGCGAATCCACAGGCGCGGCGGTCATCTTCGGCGCCACCGGCGGCGTCATGGAGGCGGCCCTGCGCACCGCTTATGAGCTGATTACCGGCAAAGCGCTGCCCGCCCTGGACTTCCACGATGTCCGGGGCCTGACCGGCATCAAGGAAGCCACCGTGGATATCGAGGGCACCAAAGTCCGGGTGGCGGTGGCCCACAGCCTGGGCCATGCCCGGCAGCTTTTAGAGCGGGTCAAGGCCGGGGAGCAGTACCACTTTATTGAAATCATGTGCTGCCCCGGCGGCTGCATCGGCGGCGGCGGGCAGCCCATCCCGACCAATACCGCTATCAGGGAGCAGCGCATCAAGGGCATCTACCAGGCCGACGTCGAGATGCCCCTGCGCAAGTCCCATGAGAACCCGTCCGTCCAGGCCCTCTACCGCGAGTTCCTGGGCAAACCTTTAAGCGAAAAATCCCATCACCTCCTCCATACCCACTACACGTCAAGGGGGAAATACTAA
- the nuoF gene encoding NADH-quinone oxidoreductase subunit NuoF → MEFYRAHVLVCAGTGCTASESPATKEALIRELKARGLDKEIQVVDTGCFGFCRFGPNMMVYPEGVFYTQVHPEDVPELVEEHFIKGRVLERKLYKQPETEAAVQAFEEIPFFKHQVRIALRNCGLINPESIDEYIARDGYQALGKVLTTMTPGEVIEVIKKSGLRGRGGGGFPTGLKWEFAHRSPGPVKYIVCNADEGDPGAFMDRSILEGDPHAVLEGLAIGGYAIGASQGYIYVRAEYPIAVNRLKIAIEQAREKGLLGKNLFNSGFDFDIDIRLGAGAFVCGEETALLASIEGRRGEPRPRPPFPAVSGLWGKPTVINNVETLANIPTIIREGWEWFASIGTEKSKGTKVFALAGKINNNGLVEIPMGTSLGEVIYDIGGGIPDGKKFKAAQTGGPSGGCIPAEYLNTPIDYESLTALGTIMGSGGLIIMDEDTCMVDLAKFFLDFVKDESCGKCTPCRIGTTRMLEILDRISKGQGKEEDIDLLVELGQQIKDTALCGLGQTAPNPVLSTIKYFRDEYLAHIREHRCPASVCAALFNSPCQNTCPANVDVPIYIDLIRQRRFAEAYEVIRRENPFPVVCGRVCNHPCEGKCNRAKIDQPLAIRELKRFAADYAMKLNGQRPRPEIKPPNGKKVAVIGSGPAGLTAAYYLALKGYSVTVFEALPVAGGMMAVGIPEYRLPKKTLQAEIDTILELGVDLQTGKALGRDFSLDDLKARGYAAVFVAVGAHKDQKLGVPGEELEGVYAGATFLRQLNLGQAPELKDKVIAVIGGGNVAMDAARSALRLGAKEVHIIYRRQKDDMPALREEIHEAEKEGVKINCQASPVAILGENGRVTAIRCARMRMGEFDRSGRRRPVPIEGADFTLPVDVVIAAIGQTVDPASIPAGVEVSRTGTVVADEKTGATRLPGVFAGGDCVAGPDTVIGAIAAGKRAAAAIDRYLGGDGVIVPEMEIKRQRTAPVIEEKTAREVAASLDLAERLAGFAEVELGYDLDAAVAEASRCLRCDVRE, encoded by the coding sequence ATGGAATTTTATCGTGCCCACGTCCTGGTCTGCGCCGGCACCGGATGTACGGCTTCGGAAAGCCCGGCAACTAAAGAGGCCCTTATCCGGGAGCTCAAGGCCCGCGGCCTGGATAAGGAAATCCAGGTCGTCGACACCGGTTGTTTCGGTTTCTGCCGCTTTGGGCCCAATATGATGGTTTACCCGGAAGGGGTTTTCTACACCCAGGTGCACCCGGAGGATGTCCCGGAACTGGTGGAAGAGCACTTTATCAAGGGCCGGGTGCTGGAGCGCAAGCTCTACAAGCAGCCGGAGACGGAAGCAGCCGTCCAGGCCTTTGAAGAAATTCCTTTCTTCAAACACCAGGTGCGCATTGCCCTGCGCAACTGCGGCCTTATAAATCCGGAATCCATTGATGAATATATCGCGCGGGACGGTTACCAGGCCCTGGGTAAAGTCCTGACTACCATGACCCCCGGTGAGGTTATCGAGGTCATCAAAAAGTCCGGCCTGCGCGGCCGGGGCGGCGGCGGTTTCCCCACCGGCCTCAAATGGGAGTTTGCTCACCGCTCACCGGGACCGGTTAAATATATCGTCTGCAATGCCGACGAGGGCGACCCGGGGGCCTTTATGGACCGCAGTATCCTGGAGGGTGATCCCCATGCCGTCCTGGAGGGACTGGCCATCGGCGGTTACGCCATCGGTGCCAGCCAGGGTTATATCTACGTACGCGCAGAATACCCGATTGCCGTGAACCGGTTGAAGATAGCCATCGAGCAGGCGCGGGAGAAGGGCCTCCTGGGCAAGAACCTCTTTAACTCGGGCTTTGACTTTGACATCGATATCCGCCTGGGCGCCGGCGCCTTTGTCTGCGGCGAAGAAACGGCATTACTGGCCTCCATCGAGGGGCGCCGGGGTGAACCGCGGCCGCGGCCGCCTTTCCCGGCCGTATCCGGCCTCTGGGGCAAGCCCACCGTCATCAACAACGTGGAGACCCTGGCCAATATACCGACCATTATCCGCGAGGGCTGGGAATGGTTTGCCAGCATCGGTACCGAAAAGAGCAAGGGGACCAAGGTCTTCGCCCTGGCCGGGAAGATTAACAACAACGGCCTGGTGGAGATTCCTATGGGCACCTCCCTGGGCGAGGTCATCTACGACATCGGCGGCGGCATTCCCGACGGCAAGAAGTTCAAGGCGGCCCAGACGGGCGGGCCTTCCGGCGGCTGCATCCCGGCGGAATACTTGAACACCCCTATTGACTATGAATCCCTGACAGCCCTGGGGACCATTATGGGTTCCGGCGGGTTGATTATCATGGACGAAGACACCTGCATGGTGGACCTGGCGAAGTTCTTCCTGGACTTTGTCAAAGACGAGTCCTGCGGCAAGTGTACCCCCTGCCGCATCGGTACCACCCGCATGCTGGAAATCCTGGACCGTATTTCCAAAGGCCAGGGTAAAGAAGAAGATATCGACCTGCTGGTGGAGCTGGGCCAGCAGATTAAGGACACGGCCCTCTGTGGCCTGGGCCAGACAGCGCCCAACCCGGTCCTGAGTACCATTAAATACTTCCGGGATGAATACCTGGCCCACATCCGCGAGCACCGCTGCCCGGCCAGCGTCTGCGCGGCCCTCTTTAACTCGCCGTGCCAGAATACCTGCCCGGCCAACGTGGATGTGCCCATTTACATCGACCTCATCCGCCAGCGGCGCTTTGCCGAGGCCTACGAAGTTATCCGGCGGGAGAATCCCTTCCCCGTAGTGTGTGGGCGGGTCTGCAACCATCCCTGCGAGGGCAAGTGCAACCGGGCCAAGATCGACCAGCCCCTGGCCATTCGCGAGTTGAAGCGCTTTGCTGCCGATTATGCTATGAAGCTCAACGGCCAGCGGCCACGGCCGGAAATTAAGCCGCCCAACGGCAAAAAGGTCGCCGTGATCGGCTCCGGCCCGGCGGGCCTGACGGCAGCCTACTACCTGGCCCTGAAGGGCTACAGCGTGACCGTCTTTGAAGCCCTGCCGGTGGCCGGCGGCATGATGGCCGTGGGCATTCCCGAATACCGCCTGCCGAAGAAAACCCTCCAGGCGGAGATTGATACTATTCTGGAACTGGGTGTGGACCTGCAGACCGGTAAGGCCCTGGGCCGTGACTTCAGCCTGGACGACCTTAAAGCCCGGGGGTATGCAGCCGTCTTTGTGGCCGTCGGTGCCCATAAGGACCAGAAGCTGGGGGTACCGGGCGAAGAGCTGGAGGGTGTTTATGCCGGGGCTACCTTCTTACGGCAGCTTAACTTAGGCCAGGCGCCGGAGTTAAAGGATAAAGTGATTGCCGTCATCGGCGGCGGTAACGTGGCCATGGACGCCGCCCGCTCGGCCCTGCGCCTGGGGGCCAAAGAGGTGCACATCATCTACCGGCGCCAGAAGGACGATATGCCGGCCCTGCGCGAGGAGATCCACGAGGCGGAAAAAGAAGGCGTCAAGATCAACTGCCAGGCCAGCCCGGTGGCCATCCTGGGCGAAAACGGCAGGGTTACGGCCATACGTTGCGCCCGCATGCGCATGGGTGAATTCGACCGCAGCGGCCGGCGGCGGCCGGTACCCATCGAAGGAGCCGACTTCACCCTGCCGGTGGACGTTGTCATTGCGGCCATCGGCCAGACGGTGGATCCTGCGAGTATCCCGGCCGGGGTAGAAGTAAGCCGTACCGGTACGGTGGTGGCTGACGAGAAGACCGGTGCCACCCGGTTGCCCGGTGTCTTTGCCGGCGGTGACTGTGTGGCTGGCCCGGATACCGTCATCGGCGCCATTGCTGCCGGTAAGCGGGCGGCGGCCGCCATTGACCGGTATCTCGGCGGCGACGGCGTGATTGTGCCTGAGATGGAAATTAAACGCCAGCGGACGGCGCCGGTTATCGAAGAAAAGACGGCCCGGGAAGTGGCGGCAAGCCTCGACCTGGCAGAACGCCTGGCGGGCTTTGCCGAGGTAGAGCTGGGCTATGACCTGGATGCGGCTGTGGCCGAGGCGTCCCGCTGCCTGCGCTGCGACGTGCGGGAATAA
- a CDS encoding (2Fe-2S) ferredoxin domain-containing protein, which produces MKSLEELQKIKETQLEAIRLREAGQKAKIVVGMGTCGIAAGAREVMSAILDELGKRRLTNVDVTQTGCIGLCAQEPLVDVILPGKPRVTYGKVDANKARQIVAQHVVNGIVISEWVVNRGEE; this is translated from the coding sequence ATCAAGTCCCTGGAAGAACTGCAAAAGATTAAAGAAACCCAGCTGGAAGCCATCCGCCTGCGGGAGGCGGGTCAAAAGGCTAAAATTGTCGTCGGTATGGGCACCTGCGGCATTGCCGCGGGCGCGCGGGAGGTTATGAGCGCTATCCTTGATGAGCTGGGCAAGCGCCGCCTCACCAATGTGGACGTAACCCAGACGGGATGCATCGGCCTCTGCGCCCAGGAACCCCTGGTGGACGTCATCCTGCCGGGGAAGCCGCGGGTGACCTACGGCAAAGTGGATGCCAATAAGGCGCGGCAGATTGTCGCCCAGCATGTAGTTAACGGGATTGTGATCAGCGAATGGGTTGTTAACAGGGGGGAAGAGTAA
- a CDS encoding ATP-binding protein, translated as MEELALHILDLLENALAAGARQILITIEEDEDRDLLTIEVRDDGRGMGAETLQKALDPFYTTRTTRKVGLGLPLFQATAAQCGGNVTLESRPGQGTRVVATMKLSHPDLPPLGDMGATIAAALSREEPVELVYHHRRGQKEFKFSSAWLQLHLGEVPLNCGPVLDWIQRYINKGVAELYGGEGK; from the coding sequence ATGGAAGAACTGGCCCTGCATATTCTGGATCTCCTGGAAAATGCCCTGGCCGCCGGGGCGCGACAGATCCTCATTACCATTGAAGAGGATGAGGACCGGGACCTGTTGACCATTGAGGTCCGGGATGACGGCCGCGGTATGGGGGCCGAAACCTTGCAAAAGGCCCTGGACCCCTTTTACACCACACGGACTACCCGGAAGGTAGGCCTGGGGTTGCCCCTCTTCCAGGCTACGGCGGCCCAGTGTGGGGGAAACGTTACGCTGGAATCCCGGCCGGGCCAGGGGACCCGGGTGGTGGCTACCATGAAACTGAGCCACCCGGACCTGCCGCCCTTGGGTGATATGGGAGCGACCATCGCCGCTGCTTTGAGCCGGGAAGAACCGGTAGAACTTGTTTACCACCACCGCCGGGGGCAAAAGGAATTCAAGTTTTCTTCCGCCTGGTTGCAGCTGCACCTGGGCGAGGTACCTTTAAACTGCGGGCCGGTCCTGGACTGGATCCAGCGCTATATCAATAAAGGAGTGGCAGAATTGTACGGAGGTGAAGGCAAGTGA
- a CDS encoding complex I 24 kDa subunit family protein: protein MEACQCEAKWEELDKIIAAHRGRPSDLIEVLHQAQDLIGYLPRQVQVAIAEGLGVSLTEVYSVISFYHHFTVKPKGKYQVSVCKGTACYVKGSPEILERLEKELGIKAGDSTDDGKFSLEVVRCLGACGLGPVMTVNKRAHGLLKPDTAVAVLKQYQ, encoded by the coding sequence ATGGAAGCCTGTCAATGCGAAGCCAAATGGGAGGAGCTCGATAAGATTATCGCCGCCCACCGCGGCCGGCCATCCGATTTGATCGAGGTTCTCCACCAGGCCCAGGATCTCATCGGCTACCTGCCCCGCCAGGTCCAGGTGGCTATAGCCGAAGGTCTGGGAGTGTCCCTGACGGAAGTCTACAGCGTCATTTCCTTCTACCACCATTTTACCGTCAAGCCCAAGGGCAAATACCAGGTTTCCGTCTGCAAGGGTACGGCCTGCTACGTCAAGGGCTCCCCGGAGATCCTGGAGCGCCTAGAGAAGGAACTGGGCATCAAAGCCGGGGACAGCACCGACGACGGCAAGTTTTCCCTGGAAGTTGTCCGGTGTCTCGGGGCCTGCGGCCTGGGTCCGGTGATGACCGTCAACAAGCGCGCCCACGGGCTGTTGAAGCCGGATACGGCGGTAGCCGTATTAAAGCAGTACCAGTAA